CATTTCAGTAACGATCATGTCAACTGCTCCAGCAGCAGTCAGCGGTAGCGTACATTCTTTGAAGATCTTGATGTTTCCTTTTGCAGTGTGCTCCATGGCGACGATTACTTTTTTCGCACCCGTCACAAGATCCATGGCACCGCCCATTCCAGGTACTTTTTTACCAGGTATCATCCAGTTGGCAAGGTTACCTTTTTCGTCAACCTGAAGCGCGCCGAGAACCGTACAGTCCAAATGACCGCCCCTGATAATCGCAAAAGACATCGCGCTGTCAAAGTACATGCCGCCTGGCAGTATCGTCACCGGCTGAGATCCCGCGTTCACAAGGTTTCTAATTTCTTGCCCCTTAACAGGCGCAGGTCCCATTCCAATGAATCCGTTTTCCGATTGAAAGATGACATCGATGTTAGGATCCACATAATTTGCAACTTCCGTAGGAAGTCCTATGCCGAGGTTTACAAGATCTCCATCCTTAAACTCTTTGGCAACCCGTCTTGCTATCACTTCTCTTATCTGAAATTTATCCATGTCAGGCCTCCTTCACAATCGCATCGATGAAGATATGCGGCGTGCGGATCACATCCGGATCAAGTTCACCGACTTCAACAAGTTCATGGGCTTCGATCACTACGTAATCGGCGGCCATGGCCATCAGCGGATTGAAATTCTGAGCCGCCTTATCATAGACAGCATTCCCCTTCATGTCGACCTTTTCAGCGTGGATCAGAGCGACGTCCGCCTTTAACGGCTTTTCAACGATAAAGCGGTTTCCGTCGATTTCAATAATCTGTTTTCCTTCTTCGACAATCGTACCTAGACCTGTCGGTGTGATCACACCGCCCAGACCGGCTCCTGCGGCGCGTACCTGTTCTGCGAGTGTCCCCTGAGGTGTTAAAACTACCTCCATCCGGCCGTCGTTCATACGCATTCCTGATTCAGGATTGGTTCCGATATGCGATGTGTACACTTTTTTCACAAGACCTGCGACAACCAATTTGCCGATACCCTGGTCAGGAAAACTCGTGTCGTTGCAAATGATCGTCAGATCAGTTACACCTTTTGCAATGACTGCATCAATGAGCGTTTCTGGCGTTCCTACCCCAAGGAATCCACCGATCATGAGCGTCATACCGTTTTCAATTTTACTAACGGCTTCTTGCGCGTTTTTCAATTTATGCATTCTGCACCTCCACAATACCCTGGCAGATACCTCTGCCCACATAATAGAATATCACAAAACGAGACCAAAAAGCACTAAATTCAAGCACTTCAACAGACTGTATGGCGGTGTGCAAATACGCATTATTTTCCGTTAAATGAATAACAAAGTGCCGTGGTATCTTCTCACTGAATATTATTCACCATGGACAATCTATAATCAAGTATTATTAACGCTTGTAAAAACTACAGAATTTTCTGAAATTTAACCATTCTACAGAATGTGACAGATTTATTCATTTGACAACGGTTTCACAGACATAGTTATTACGAAATATTAATATATACAATTCGTCAAACTTATTGTTTTGTCAAACATGTTGCCCTGTGAGGCTTGCGGGCACTAAAAAACCGCCGGGTCATCTCATGTCCCTGGCGGTTTTTTTAAGAAACAAGCAAGTCGGTTTCACTAAATCGAAAAATAGTTACCGATCGCCTCGATTATTTTTTTGCTCGCCGAGCCGTCTCCGTACGGATTCTGGGCGGTGGCGATTTTTTGATAGGCTTCTTCGTCAATCAAGAGCTCATGGGCCAACTTGTAGATCATATCCTCTTCGACACCAGCCATCAGCAGTGTTCCGGCTTCAACCCCTTCAGGTCTTTCCGTCTCAGTCCTAAGCACTAGCACTGGAATCCCTAGCGCAGGAGCTTCTTCCTGAATCCCGCCCGAATCGGTAAGCATAAGATGGGCTTTTGCAGATAAATTCACAAACGGTTTGTAGACCATCGGTTCGATCAGATGAATTCTCTTATGGTTATTGAGGATGCTGTTAGCAATCGCCCTTACTTTTGGGTTCAGATGGATAGGATAAACAACCGTAATCTCGGGATGATCGTCGGCAAGCCTTTTGATGGCCCTGAAGATATTCTCCATAGGAGTCCCTAGGTTCTCACGTCTGTGCGCTGTAACCAGAACAAGTTTCTGATCGCTTGCCAGTATGTCGTTCACAAGCTCATCCTCAAAAACGTATTCCTTTTCAATCATCATCATCAAAGCGTCGATCGCTGTATTGCCGGTGATGCTTATCAGCTCGTCCGATACGTTTTCAGCCAAAAGGTTCTTGCGGTTTAGAGCAGTCGGTGCAAAATGAATGTCAGCAAGTCTTGACGTAAGCACACGGTTCATCTCCTCA
The window above is part of the Fusibacter sp. A1 genome. Proteins encoded here:
- a CDS encoding 3-oxoacid CoA-transferase subunit B encodes the protein MDKFQIREVIARRVAKEFKDGDLVNLGIGLPTEVANYVDPNIDVIFQSENGFIGMGPAPVKGQEIRNLVNAGSQPVTILPGGMYFDSAMSFAIIRGGHLDCTVLGALQVDEKGNLANWMIPGKKVPGMGGAMDLVTGAKKVIVAMEHTAKGNIKIFKECTLPLTAAGAVDMIVTEMGVLEVTEAGLLLKEINPEFTVEEVQSATGCTILVADTLINMC
- a CDS encoding CoA transferase subunit A, with amino-acid sequence MHKLKNAQEAVSKIENGMTLMIGGFLGVGTPETLIDAVIAKGVTDLTIICNDTSFPDQGIGKLVVAGLVKKVYTSHIGTNPESGMRMNDGRMEVVLTPQGTLAEQVRAAGAGLGGVITPTGLGTIVEEGKQIIEIDGNRFIVEKPLKADVALIHAEKVDMKGNAVYDKAAQNFNPLMAMAADYVVIEAHELVEVGELDPDVIRTPHIFIDAIVKEA
- the wecB gene encoding non-hydrolyzing UDP-N-acetylglucosamine 2-epimerase; this translates as MKHIKVMSVFGTRPEAIKMAPLVKELEKTPWVDSIVCVTAQHREMLDQVLEIFDITPDFDLNIMKQNQKLSEIISNILIGIEEVLEEAKPDLMLVHGDTSTTFAAAMAAFNKGIRVGHVEAGLRSGDKWSPYPEEMNRVLTSRLADIHFAPTALNRKNLLAENVSDELISITGNTAIDALMMMIEKEYVFEDELVNDILASDQKLVLVTAHRRENLGTPMENIFRAIKRLADDHPEITVVYPIHLNPKVRAIANSILNNHKRIHLIEPMVYKPFVNLSAKAHLMLTDSGGIQEEAPALGIPVLVLRTETERPEGVEAGTLLMAGVEEDMIYKLAHELLIDEEAYQKIATAQNPYGDGSASKKIIEAIGNYFSI